In the genome of Pungitius pungitius chromosome 5, fPunPun2.1, whole genome shotgun sequence, the window CCCACTGCTGCTACCACTCATGAGGGAACCTGGTACGATGATTACGACGAATATGGAATGAgtatgtgcacaaacacacgcaaacaacTAAAACCTATCCGTACTGAATGTATTACATTCGATTCACTAGCTAAGCCGCAGTGAGACCTACCAACACCACAGAGGGAAAGGATAAGCAATTAGCAGAGACCGGGTTGATAAGTTTCCAGATTTATAAATCCCATGTGACCTTTTTACCGTTTACGGTTCCAAATGACAATTGACAATGTCAATAATGTGCGTGCTTGTCGGCTGCTGGAAAAGGAATACTGCATTTATAggtatttctaaaaaaaaattacagggaggaaagaagaCGAGACTGACGATAAATGGatggaaaaggagagagagagagcagaaaaggaaagagcAAGGGAAGCTAAAGGTAAGATATCTCAGATATGGATATTGTTTTCCCTTATATAACACCACTCTGCACAGTCATGTGGGAATATATACAATAATGTAGTTATCAAAGCAAAGAACACGGCCTGTGACCCGAGTGCAAAAGTTCTAACAGATAACAGCTTTGAGATGTTCCCTCCCTTGGATCACATTTCCGTATTAAGAGAATGCAGATGTCACTTCTGCCATGTTAATGACACCGGGCACTTGGTACTTTAATTTGAATCAAATGGGCAAAGGCCCATCCCCCTACCACTAAACGGGGATTAATCAAAGAATTTCAGATTGCTTTTGTGAGCTAACGGTGAGTGATAAAGCAAAGAGGCAATACGGGAGAATTATCAGGCAGAGGGTGTTGCAACGTAGGGCTGGAAAGCCTTCACGTAGTCTCTCTTTCGTCACGTGTCTGCTGTGTGCAGCGAGGTCAGCTGGTGGTTAAGGCCAGAGACGATGATATATAACACCGCCGGGACTGGCGTCAATGGGGCACTTCCTGCCACGTGGGTTTAAGCTGAAAAGCATTCTTCGTCGACAAGTGTGTAAAGAAGCGACTGCAGCTGGAAGCACTCATCTGGGACGCAGAGGCAGATGGGCTCTTAAACACACcagtgtgtgtaagtgagtttgtgtatttgtctgattgtgtgtgtacGGTCGCCCGGTGAGCTGATAACATGTTCCACATTCCCACTGACTACATGACTTCTGGCAGCCATACTTCCACCAATAGACTACATTAGgactaatgataatgatgtgtgGGATTCTTTGTGGAGTTTAACCCAAGTAAACTGGGAAAATGGGATTTaactaaattcaattcaattcaatttcaattcaatttattttgtatagcccaaaattgcaaattacaaatttgcctcagagggctttacagtctgtacacatgcaacattctctgtcccaaaaccctcacatcggcacaggaaaaactccccaaaatatgaaaaaacccttcaatggggaaaaaaggtaagaaaccttagggagaatgtcagaggaggcatccctctcccgggatggacagactgcaatggatgtcatgtgtacagaaaacTAAAGGCATGGCAAGGTACTGTTTAAAAAACGTATTTGGCATAAAGTTTTTATGACGTCTGCCAGAGAGAGCGCAGAAGctgaaggaggcagaggagcgCGCCAGGAACAGACCACATGTCTTCAAAGAGCCAAAGAGTAAGTCGACGCCTGTTCGGATCCGGAATGCATTGCGTAAGCTTTTGCGATAATTAATATCTTATTTGCTTTTCTCTGGCAGAGTGTCCTCCCCTGGGGATGGAGTCCCGTAAGATTGAGCCGGACCAGCTCTCAGCCTCCTCTTCGTCTCAGTATTATTTTGCACCTCAGAGGGCGCGGCTCAACATGCAGGTACACAACAATCAAGAGGATGGCTGCTGCAGTCTGAATGCTTCAATGCAGCACAGCTATCACTTACATTATACCAAGCCCTGATGATAAAAACCAGCAACCAGCCGTATGTTGACAAATCCTGTTGTGGTTGACTCTGTCGCTTCCATTAGCTGCTTTGGGTTGTTATTAATCTGTATAGTCTAAGAATCATTTTGGCAATAATTAAATCAGCCAGTAAATGATCAAATGATTCTGCTCTCCACTGCAGATTTATGTTGTCAGAATGGCATCTGTGATATATGAACCCAACGACTTGCACGTCCGCACATGATACGTCCATATGTGAAGTGTGTGGGTGAGCTTGAAATGCGACCGATTCGCTGAACCCATCGACACGTTTTGTTGTGCGTGTGGCTCCCAGGGTTCAGATGATGAAGAGAACATGCGAGGTGGAGCGTGGTGCGCAAACTCCGAGGACAGAATCCACTGGCTTGAGATTGATGCTCGCAGGGAGACGGAGTTCACGGGCGTCATAACGCAAGGACGGAACTCTTTGAACGAGTAAGACGCAAACGGATGAGTACGCCGAATTCTCCATTTCTACACCTAACATGTTTCccgtgtattttctttttttccaggagTGACTATGTGGAGTCCTATTTCCTGGCCTTCAGCAACGACAGCAGGGAATGGACCACCATCCACGATGGGTACAGTGACTGGGTGAGGTCACTCAAACCTCTGTCACTTCATAGGCGTTGTGAATTATGtttccctccctttttctccaGACTCACCTTGCCCCCCACTTATCTCTCCCCTAGTTGTTCTTTGGAAACAGCGATAAGGACACTCCAGTGATGAACCAGCTGGCACAGCCTGTGCTGGCCCGCTACATGCGGATCATCCCTCAGAGCTGGAACGGCTCTCTGTGCATGAGGCTGGAGGTCCTCGGCTGCCCCCTACCCGGTGATCCTCGAATGCACTAACGCGCTCACACGTgcctacaaatacacacattgaaTGATACATTTTGTTCTCTTGTGCTTCACAGATCCAGTGGATGTTCACTACAGGCAAAACGAAGTCACTCCAGTGGATTACCTGCAGTTCAAACATCACAGCTACTCAGAGATGGTTTCAGTCAGTATCCTTAGACACTGTGAAGGTCCCCTGCACCTCTGCCGGCTGAATGAACTCGTCAGGAAATTtcccaaagacaaaaacaaaatactcTCCCATGAACAAACCAGGAGGTCTGCAGAGATCTACTTTAATATAAACTGGTATTAAATCCTTGCAGAGAGCTCATTCTTTCTCAGTGTGTTATTTCAGCCATCTGAGGGAAACATGACCCTTCCTCCCAAACAGCACCCCCCCATCTTCATAACTTTCACGAGCACTATTGATAAACGTCAGGGAGGTTCAGCTGATGTGACAGATCTGCAGCCTTCAGCCGTTTCATGAATAACGTGtagatatattgatatattttgcaCACTGACCGTTTTTATAATCTCATGTGTTCAGTTCATGAAGTCAGTGAATTCGGAGTGTCCCAACATCACCAGCGTCTACAGCCTGGGCCGCAGCTCCAAGGGACTGGATATCATGGCCATGGTCATCTCTGGAAACCCCACGGAGCACGAAATAGGTGGGAATGGGTTCATACAATGAAGAAACACGCAGACCAAAGGTTTTTAGAACAGTTAAAAGCTGATCGGTTGAAATCAAACACGTGAAGGCTGTCTGGCCTCGACGGCACCCCCGATGATTCCTGTAAATCCGTATAAACACCAGCTGGAAGTCTGCAGATTATAGTCGATGGACAAACGGCTAAAGTCTTGTCCGTTGGTCTCTGCAGGGGAGCCAGAGTTTCGCTTCACGGCTGGTCTCCACGGAAACGAGGCAACGGGTCGGGAGATGATCCTGCTTCTCATGCAGTACCTGTGCAAAGAGTACAAGGACAGAAACCCCAGAGTACAGCGGCTGGTGGAGGGAATACGCATCCACCTGGTGCCATCGCTCAACCCTGACGGACATGTGGAAGCTTTTGAAGCGGTCCGTGAATATTGTCATTAGAAGGCATGCGTTTGTATTCAACTGGTTGTGGTCTGGGGTGACCTGTCTCCATGTCACACTTTTCCAAATTCTGCCCCGCAGGGTTCAGAGCTGAGTGGATGGACCACCGGACACTTCACCGAGGACGGCTTTGATATCTTCCAGAACTTCCCTGACCTAAATAGTATCCTGTGGGATGCTGAAGATAAGGGCATGGTGCCCAAACTCACCCCAAACCACCACGTGCCCATCCCGGGGAACTTAGAGACCAATCGCTCGGTAAGGAGGGGGAGGGTACAGCCTTGTCCTAACACCAGCTACTCATAAAGTCTGGGGAGAGAAAATTTGAAAGTCCTTGGTACTTTTACAATGGTGGTCTGGTCAGTAAACAACGCATCtgtcttcctgtttttcttccagATCGCTGTGGAAACTAAGGCCATAATCTCCTGGATGAAAAGCCATCCGTTTGTGTTGGGTGCAAACTTCCAGGGCGGGGAGGCAATTGTAGCCTACCCTTATGACAGCTTACGTCTCAACAAGCCTACCGAGAGCCAGAAGCCCCACAGCCGCAAGAAGAGACAGTAGGACTTTTCCTCCCCTACTTTGTTCTCTTGTCGTTTCCCAGTTTTAcacaaatcattatttttattcattctatTTGACCTCCTGTTGTCTCCTGTGATGCTTTCCATGAACCACTTACAATCATTCCTTTCAAATTATACTACATAACAGCTGAACTAAAATCATTTCTTACAGGTATGAAGAAGGATATGATGTGACAGAGTGGGGAAGAGGCTACAACGAAGAGCCAGAGGAAgactggagaggaagaggatatgcagagccagaggaggatCGGAGGGACCAGGGCCAAGAACGTGGCTACGACGAAAACCAAGGCTACGAACGTGGCTACGACCAGAACCAGGGCTACGACCGTGGCTACGACCAAAACCAGGGCTACGACCGTGGCTACGACCAAAACCAAGGTTACGAACGGGGCTACGACCAGAACCATGGCTACGACCATGGCTACGACCAGAACCAAGGCTACGACCGTGGCTACGACCAGAACCAAGGCTATGACCGTGGCCACGACCAGAACCAAGGCTACGACCAGAACCAAGGCTACGACCATGGCTACGACCACGGCCATGGATATGGCCatagagaggaggaagaggatgatagAGGAAGAAGCGCCGGCTACCAGTACTCTGAGCCCGATGATGAGCCTCGGGTGGTGGCAGACGAGTCCCTCTTCAGGTGGCTGGCTGTCTCTTACGCGTCCACACACCTGACCATGACACGCAACTTGTACGGCTCCTGCCACGGAGACACCGCTGGAGGGACGCACGGCATCGTCAACCGAGCCAAATGGAAGCCAATCACAGGAAGTGAGTAGAGGTCATTAGGTTTGAAACAGTTTAAAAGATATTTTGGCTTTCTGTATGTATTTATAACACCGCCTGGTGGACAATATGTGCAGTGCAGCTCTgggattaatgtgtgtgtgtgtgtgtgtgttccccccgTCTCCAGGTATGAATGACTTCAGCTACCTGAACACCAACTGTTTTGAGTTGTCCATATTCCTCGGATGCGATAAGTTTCCCCATCAAAGTGAGTTGGCGGGTGAATGGGAAAAGAACAGAGAAGcgatgattatcttcatggagcAGGTCAGTCCCTCACACTGCAAGTGATAAACAGTATACGGTCTGCTTTCATACAAGAGTCAATCGTGGCAACATGAGAACTGTGGAACCCCTCCCACTCGATCTAGGTGAATCGTGGCATCAGAGGCATTGTAAAGGATCAGCTGGGGAACCCTATTGCAAATGCCACTGTGTCTGTAGATGGGATAAACCATGATGTCACCACAGGTT includes:
- the aebp1b gene encoding inactive carboxypeptidase-like protein X2; amino-acid sequence: MKSQTAVVSVALLALCCLLIPRGGHSAGGIVSLRLTGGEKQRDESLDDPESEQGLTGDPHPLGSSIEDTRDTEEVPVVGRVRRAPDEGKKKKKDKKKNKEPKVPKATKKPKTDKKGKKKDKLTTTTQPPTTTVIPTEPPTEPEPDTQYSYPDADNDYWKPDDDYWDAVPTTPRSQPEAPSTELPYDYGKPEEEEPAAPATDRKPEESEPSAPPPATYDDYWGPEATPGPAAYDDYWTLEDKEPYDPVTDSYDSYWKEADPTPPAPEADGKAGAEDPDYWDATFKGPENLPFPNGEEVSPEIRVETLPEEPTAATTHEGTWYDDYDEYGMRRKEDETDDKWMEKERERAEKERAREAKERAQKLKEAEERARNRPHVFKEPKKCPPLGMESRKIEPDQLSASSSSQYYFAPQRARLNMQGSDDEENMRGGAWCANSEDRIHWLEIDARRETEFTGVITQGRNSLNESDYVESYFLAFSNDSREWTTIHDGYSDWLFFGNSDKDTPVMNQLAQPVLARYMRIIPQSWNGSLCMRLEVLGCPLPDPVDVHYRQNEVTPVDYLQFKHHSYSEMVSFMKSVNSECPNITSVYSLGRSSKGLDIMAMVISGNPTEHEIGEPEFRFTAGLHGNEATGREMILLLMQYLCKEYKDRNPRVQRLVEGIRIHLVPSLNPDGHVEAFEAGSELSGWTTGHFTEDGFDIFQNFPDLNSILWDAEDKGMVPKLTPNHHVPIPGNLETNRSIAVETKAIISWMKSHPFVLGANFQGGEAIVAYPYDSLRLNKPTESQKPHSRKKRQYEEGYDVTEWGRGYNEEPEEDWRGRGYAEPEEDRRDQGQERGYDENQGYERGYDQNQGYDRGYDQNQGYDRGYDQNQGYERGYDQNHGYDHGYDQNQGYDRGYDQNQGYDRGHDQNQGYDQNQGYDHGYDHGHGYGHREEEEDDRGRSAGYQYSEPDDEPRVVADESLFRWLAVSYASTHLTMTRNLYGSCHGDTAGGTHGIVNRAKWKPITGSMNDFSYLNTNCFELSIFLGCDKFPHQSELAGEWEKNREAMIIFMEQVNRGIRGIVKDQLGNPIANATVSVDGINHDVTTATTGDYWRLLNPGEYRVTARAEGFSPVTKVCVVGYLSGATACSFNLAKSNWDRIKQIMALNGNKPIRLSYANNREQKPAIANGNKRVVDGVNGSPNSQFNTERQRKLKIARIRRLRQQRLLKLRSMTTLPPTTTTTIPTTPETTTSWYESWVTGEGQSSTPGGFTDSILDYNYEYKIDDY